From the genome of Vicia villosa cultivar HV-30 ecotype Madison, WI linkage group LG2, Vvil1.0, whole genome shotgun sequence, one region includes:
- the LOC131650776 gene encoding uncharacterized protein LOC131650776, whose translation MLRGEKPRVIWRILMYANRARPRSMFTLWMVCQNRLPTKDRLTRFEITTDGKCVYCGQMETYNHMFFYSAKTKRIWRQILNWMKIRHSPGEWTDEMIWFCQQTKGKSSRDRLLKLAATEMIYAVWSHRNKIVFQQGKIEDLRSKDDH comes from the coding sequence ATGCTAAGAGGAGAAAAACCCAGAGTCATATGGAGGATTCTTATGTATGCTAATAGAGCTAGACCACGATCTATGTTTACTTTGTGGATGGTGTGTCAGAATCGCCTGCCCACAAAGGACAGACTGACTCGGTTTGAAATCACTACAGATGGTAAATGTGTTTATTGTGGCCAGATGGAAACATATAACCATATGTTTTTTTACAGTGCAAAAACTAAGAGAATTTGGAGGCAGATACTCAACTGGATGAAGATTAGGCATAGCCCTGGTGAATGGACAGATGAAATGATTTGGTTTTGTCAGCAGACAAAAGGGAAGAGTAGCCGTGATAGACTGCTGAAACTTGCAGCCACTGAAATGATATATGCAGTGTGGAGCCATAGGAACAAGATTGTATTTCAACAAGGAAAAATTGAGGACCTAAGAAGCAAAGACGATCATTAA
- the LOC131647578 gene encoding CEN-like protein 1, translating into MSRQLEPLTVGGVIGEVVDIFNPSVKMNVTYLTKQVANGHEFMPSIVINKPRVEIGGDDMRSAYTLIMTDPDAPSPSDPYLREHLHWMVTDIPGTTDVSFGKEIVEYENPKPVIGIHRYVFVLFKQRGRQTVRAPNSRDQFSTRRFSQENSLGLPVAAVYFNAQRETAARRR; encoded by the exons ATGTCTAGGCAATTAGAACCACTTACTGTGGGAGGAGTGATAGGAGAAGTTGTTGACATTTTTAATCCAAGTGTGAAAATGAATGTGACATATTTAACCAAGCAAGTTGCAAATGGTCATGAGTTCATGCCTTCTATTGTTATCAACAAACCTAGGGTTGAGATTGGTGGTGATGACATGAGGTCTGCTTATACTTTG ATCATGACAGACCCAGATGCTCCTAGTCCTAGTGATCCATATTTAAGGGAACATCTTCACTG GATGGTTACAGATATTCCAGGCACCACAGATGTCTCTTTTG GAAAGGAAATTGTTGAGTATGAGAATCCGAAACCTGTAATAGGAATCCATAGATATGTCTTCGTCTTGTTCAAGCAAAGAGGGAGACAAACAGTGCGAGCTCCGAATTCTAGAGACCAGTTCAGCACAAGGAGATTCTCTCAGGAGAATAGCCTTGGCCTACCTGTTGCTGCAGTTTACTTCAATGCTCAAAGAGAAACTGCagcaagaagaagatga
- the LOC131653147 gene encoding E3 ubiquitin-protein ligase XBAT33-like produces the protein MGNSFGCSASGERLVSAARDGDLVEAKMLLEFNPGLAKYSTFGGLNSPLHFAASKGHNEIVALLLEKGADVNSRNYCGQTALMQACRHGHWEVVQTLMLYRCNVMKADYLSGRTALHFAAVSGHVRCIRLVVADFVPSVPYETLHASADADVSDGSNTKRKNEQSTLSKFVNKTADAGITALHMAALNGYFDCVQLLLDLNANVSAATYHYGTSMDLIGAGSTPLHYAACGGNLKCCQILLAKGATRMALNCNGWLPLDVARMWGRHWLEPLLAPSSDTVVSSFPTSNYLSLPLMSVLNIARECGLQPPTTSSNEIDFCAVCLEKPCSVAAEGCMHELCVRCALYLCSTTNVSSEMHGPPGSIPCPLCRHGIISFVKLPSFQPKENKLHVSLSMCTPCMQHPRDVDQTSLSHTTPEIRRNRVASVSSEMLCPVTCTPFPSVAIPLCTCNDGPCPPFEPREDETQDESPRHSQSSTTDQDKMEGPKLVKTTCSNMFWGRRSCSRENQCNSEINA, from the exons ATGGGAAATTCTTTTGGGTGTTCAGCTTCTGGCGAGAGATTGGTGTCTGCGGCGAGGGATGGTGATTTGGTTGAAGCAAAGATGCTTCTGGAATTCAATCCTGGTCTTGCTAAATACTCAACCTTTGGTGGTCTCAATTCACCTCTTCATTTTGCAGCTTCCAAGGGTCATAACGAG ATTGTGGCATTGTTGCTTGAGAAGGGAGCTGATGTGAATTCAAGAAATTATTGTGGGCAG ACAGCTTTGATGCAAGCTTGTAGACATGGTCATTGGGAAGTTGTACAGACCCTTATGCTCTACCGATGCAAT GTTATGAAAGCAGATTATCTTAGTGGGAGGACAGCTCTTCACTTTGCAGCTGTCAGTGGGCATGTTAGATGCATTAGACTTGTTGTGGCTGACTTCGTTCCAAGTGTTCCTTATGAAACTCTACATGCTAGCGCGGATGCTGACGTGAGTGATGGATCAAATACGAAAAGAAAAAACGAACAAAG TACGTTGTCCAAGTTTGTAAACAAGACGGCTGATGCTGGTATTACTGCACTTCACATGGCTGCATTGAACGGGTATTTCGATTGCGTACAACTGCTACTTGATCTTAATGCAAATGTGTCAGCTGCAACATATCATTATGGAACGTCAATGGATTTAATAG GGGCTGGAAGCACTCCATTGCATTATGCCGCTTGTGGTGGAAACTTAAAATGCTGCCAG ATCCTCCTTGCCAAAGGTGCAACTCGAATGGCTTTGAACTGCAACGG GTGGCTTCCACTTGATGTTGCTAGGATGTGGGGGCGTCATTGGCTTGAGCCGTTGTTGGCACCTAGTTCTGATACAGTAGTGTCATCGTTCCCTACTTCAAATTATTTATCATTGCCCCTCATGAGCGTGCTCAACATAGCCAG AGAATGTGGATTGCAACCACCAACAACCTCCTCTAATGAGATCGACTTCTGTGCTGTCTGCCTCGAGAAGCCATGTTCAGTAGCTGCCGAAG GATGTATGCACGAGCTTTGCGTAAGATGTGCACTCTATCTTTgctctacaaccaatgtttcttCTGAAATGCATGGCCCTCCTGGTTCTATCCCTTGCCCCCTTTGTCGACATGGAATTATCTCTTTCGTCAAGTTACCAAGTTTCCAACCGAAAGAAAACAAATTACACGTGTCACTCAGCATGTGTACTCCCTGCATGCAGCATCCACGTGACGTAGATCAAACCTCTCTCTCACATACTACACCGGAAATTCGAAGAAACCGGGTAGCTTCTGTTTCTTCCGAGATGCTTTGTCCTGTCACCTGTACACCGTTTCCATCCGTAGCAATTCCTCTATGTACCTGCAACGACGGTCCTTGTCCACCATTTGAACCCCGGGAAGATGAAACTCAAGACGAATCGCCTCGTCACTCACAATCTTCGACAACTGATCAAGATAAAATGGAAGGACCAAAACTGGTGAAAACTACGTGTTCGAATATGTTTTGGGGTAGAAGAAGTTGCAGCAGAGAGAATCAATGTAATTCAGAAATAAATGCTTGA